In Chaetodon auriga isolate fChaAug3 chromosome 9, fChaAug3.hap1, whole genome shotgun sequence, the genomic window AAGGCCTTTCTAGATTTCCATAACTTGTGAAGATATAGTTTACTGATTTATCATTAATGTATGACTTCATTAATTAATAGCAAACTCTTCTTACTTAGACAAGCCATAGCTATTTTTAATACCACTTTGACACAAATAAACCTAGATGAccatggaaagaaagaaatatgatGTTAGAGGCAGACAATCAAAACACAGCCACATGAACACATGTGGTCTCAGAAACATTggataaagacagacaggaaaggtggaggagtctaaatcaaataaaacaagacaggaCATACACGAtaaaaaagcaacacatttttccttCCTAAATGAAATAATCATATCAGTTTGAGACAGAACACCAGAAAAGAAATTTTGGCCAGGTGCTCCAAGCATTTAGGTGGTCGCTGACTGACCCTGCTTTCGCTGGTCTCTCCAGTCTGCTGGGTTCGATGTTCCCCATGCCCCGGGTGCTGTTCGCCATGGCAAGAGACGGACTGCTTTTCAAACCCCTGACCAAAGTCACCTCCAAGGGCAGTCCTGCTATAGCTACCATATCATCTGGAATTGTGGCAGGTACAGATGTTCCAGCTATTCATTAGCTTCAATGTACACGTGGTGAGGTCTGTGGACTTGGAGTAACTCTGTGTTGACTGTTTGTCATCTTCAGCCATCATGGCTGTGGTGTTTGACCTGGATGCATTGGTGGAAATGATGTCCATTGGCACTCTCTTTGCTTACACACTTGTGGCCGTATGCATCTTAATATTGAGGTATGTTAATTGTGTCTTCTACCACAATGCTTTTCCCAGAATGCTGAGCAAAACTCAATTCATgttacacatttatttattttacaatcaAGGTATCAGGAGGGTTTATCTGACGACAAAGACGAAAAGATCAGTGTATCAAATGGCAGATTTAGCTTTCTGAAGCCTCCGTCATCTCCTAATTCATCCACATCCAGAGCAGTCACAATCTTGACTGTAATCGGGGGTACGTAAGACAAAATGCTCTTTTACTGTTTCTCATGCACTCCAGCACCTTTTCTTTGATCTCTCGTCTCTCTCActcatcttttcttcttctgcagttgtCTGTGTGATTGCACTGTCTTTAACTGTGGACCAGGCCATGGACGCTCTTACCCGTATGGAAGCATGGAGCATAGCAATTGTCTGCATCTTCGCCTTCATCCTGCTGCTCGTCGCCTTCCTCATCTGGAGGCTCCCACAAAATAGCACCAAGGCATCTTTCATGGTGAGAGAATTTCAGCTGTGTATCAGAGCAATTACACCAATATTTTGTGCATAAGATGTAATAAGCATCAACTTGAAAATCCTCTCACATCCCATATTTTCTCTATTCACAGGTGCCCTTAGTCCCAGCATTGCCTTTACTTAGTACACTCATCAACATCTACCTGATGGTCCAGTTAGGTGGAGACACATGGTTACGATATGCTATTTGGATGTTAGTGGGTAAGACCATATTTCTGCTTTAGACATTTAGAGGGCTTTTATCTATTAGCTGCTGAACTGTAATGATCGCCATCTTCTCTTCCAGGGTTAATCATCTATTTCGCCTACGGCATTTGGAACAGTGTTCAGAGGAAGCGTTCCATGGCCAGCAACACAAGGATTGAAACTATCAGTGGCAGAACAGACATGAACAgcatgaaagaagaaaaattcTGAGCTTGGCTTGAGTGGAGAGAAATAGATTGGGATGTTAAAGTGTGTGAGAGCTTTAAGTGTCTAACTTCTGTTTTAAATGCACCTGTGCTGATTCTGCGGTGTTCAATACCTGACAGGTGGACAGTGTTGAAATGcagacaaatgaacaaatgagcCATCACTTTCACGTTTATTCCACATTTACACTTTGCTACACGTTGATggtgtttgtaatgtgtctAAATATTGTCATTGCCAACTGTGAAATAATGCTTGACATATTTTTGGACCTGTGTATGTTCTGTGTCCTGGAGCCTTTAAATCTACTATCACAGTAGTTAAcaccttaaaaagaaaaagggctcaaactgttttctgttgataatTACCACTTTATTACACTTTATTTTACACATGTGAAATGTAGAAATTTATTCAAATTTTCACAATTCTGACTATGAATAACAGGAGAACTTACACATCAAGACATCGAGCTCGCCTGTGCAAAATATGTacaatgtactgtaaatacagaaaATCTTGTGAAATGTCCTATTTTTTGCTCTAAACCTGTTTTAATATTCACTTTCGTCATTGTCTGTTGTTCCAAAGAGTAAATACGGAAACTTTATGTACACGTTTTCTATCAATGTATTGTAACTGTATTccttaattaaaaaataaagaatccAGTTTTCTACAATCTggagtttgttttctgttgataACATAAAATAGTCCAGTTCCACTCTTAATCTTGGATAAAGAGCCAGAGACCAGCTCTCTATCCGGGGTTCATGAGAACAAAAGGACCTTTCACTGCAGCTTACCTGTGTCAGGCTCAAAATCGTGGTTTAGCCAGTCACTCAAAAGGACAATGTAAAGCTTTTACATTGTTCTCACCGTGAACAGCACGCTATGGATATGATCAAATATGAAAAactctcatttcttttcttgtgtCAAAATATGTCATTTCACCAGTTTACACCAATGAGTACAGAGATATTGTTAAGTCCAATTAGGTTTATTTATATAGTCGAAATTCTCAAGTTCTTCTCAGAGTGGTTTCCAGTCTATACAACAGAATATTGTGTATAAAATTTTGGGATCCAGTTATTGTTTCAAAGCACCTAAAGGCCATTCGATGCATGACATGAAAATTTAAAAGCTGCTTTCCTTTAACAACAGATAAATAGATGTAAGAATGAGAAGTCTTACAAGATTAGCTGatcattgtttttcatgtatGATTTTGTGCGTTAGTCGAAGGCTGGTCAAGCCTGTTGATTTGTTTTACCTGTGGAGAGACAGTCAGCATATGTTGGACACAAGGTTTATGGGGCACCAAATGCTTTTAATAACCTTGCTGCAGTCTTCATCTGGgctgtgtggtgtgttttggAGGGCCAGACTCATGCTGCTAGCACACTTCCAGTCCAGCAGCTAAGCAAACAGACGCATGGAGGGGCCTCTGTCTCTGGACCCTCATTGGTCAGGACAGGCTTGAAAGCCTCCATTGAGCCAGTCAGGAGGAATTTGGGGTACTAATGCCACTCtcaggaggaggaatttgtgtGATTCTGGTAAACAGCTGACCACTCACTTTGCAAGCCctgccctcctcttctctctctccttccctcctcttggTTTCTGCAGTATGTTCTCTGTGTTGAACTGCATGAATTAACAATCTGAAGGCCACTTGTGTCCCACTGATTAATCATGCCTTTGGTGAGTTTGTTTGGGTCAAAGCGGAGACTGCTGCTGAGCGCGCTCCTCATTTGTGTCTTAATCTTCGAGTCAGGTAAGTGACTTTATTCACTTGCTGAGCAGTTCTGTGAACATGTGTTTTTGAAATCACAGAGGAGTGCAGATTCCTGTCGGCCTAATGTGCGACACAGCTTACTCTGGACGTTGGCTTCTGATAAAAATGATACCATTACCACACACAGCAATCTTACTGTATTCTTTTTCATTAAGATAATAACTACTTATCGCTCTATTCATATCTTTAAACATTCAACATTTGAAGTGCTGATGCACTATGTGTTCTCACACTGTGCAGCTTATTGTCAAAAAGACGCCCAAGAACAGAGAACCACTCCAGGGAGGAAGGCCAAGCCAAGCAAACCCAAACTTGGGAAATCAACAAATAAAGGGCCCAGAGCTGTGCCAGGCAAAACCAAGATCAAAGCCACACCTGCAGCCCCAACACAGGCCTTCCTCACACAGGTATTTCACCTAGTATACATAAAGTATTGATATGTTAAAGGAACATCAAACATGACTTTGCATTTGGCATTTAAAGGTGCTAAACAGAAGGACTTTCAAGAAGGTGGGGGAGACCATAAGTGTGCAGACAGGAGACAGTCTAGAGCTGAGGTGCAGGGGCAAACCTGTGCAGTGGAGCGTCCCCTCTTAcctggaggaggatgatgatggaaGGCTCAGGTAAACTATTGATAAGCCTTTATTGTGCATAATATTCAATTTATTATTCTAATGATAGGGATAAGATCCATTATCAGTCAGTATGTTCTTTGACCTTTTACTGTTTTGCCTCTGCAGCGTCGTCCAACATGAGCGATATGGTGTTCTTACATTAGTCAACACTACTGGTGCAGACACAGGGGAGTACACCTGTTATCCTATGTACTGTGAGGACACTGACTGCAGGAAGGAGTATGACAAAGCTGTCAAagtctttgtcttctttccCGGTATAATGACTAAACTTTATTGATGCTTACACATGCACTTTTCAGAACTTCCTCTGCTTTATTTCACCGCCAGCTTAACAGGAAGTCTGTCTTTACTCACAGATTATTTTATCTATATCTGCCGTATCTTCTCACTGTAATAATCAGACCCACAGGAACTATTTGTACCAACATCTGACTACTACGAGGTGATTCAGCTGAGAACCAACTGGCCGACAGTCCTCCCCTGCCAGGTCACGTCACCTGAGGCAAAAGTGACTCTGCACCGTGAGTATCCACCGGTGGAGGTGGCAGTGGACGGGACGGAAATCTCCTTTAATGTCAAGAAGGGCTTCACCATTCATCGACCCCGGCCTTATCATGCTGGAGCTTTGTACTGTGTAGCCAGTCTAGGCAACTTGAGGCAGAGCTCCACCAAGTACATGCTCATCTATGTGAACTGTGAGTGCTGCACTAATTTCCATTAATCATGAATTAATTTGTTGCATATTCCAGAAAATATTGTGTACAAGCAGACAAACCATCACAGGGCAAATGTGTGTATACAACGCATCAGATTCATAAGCCAGTACATGCATTTCAATATTACTGAGGAAAACCAGACAAAACAGGcacaacatgcaaactccatGCAGAACTTTTCCAGTTATAGAGACATTGTCCTTATGCAAGTCGCTGCTGAATTATTGTCTGGTGTGATTTACACTTACATGACTTACTTATATTCCACATTTGCCATTAGACCCCATGGCTCCTCCTGCTCCGGTGATCAAGGCCTCGTCAAGCTCAGTGGCTGTGGGAGAGAATCTGCGTGTCGAGTGCTCTGTGGTGGGAGAACAGAACGTGGCTGTAGAGTTCACCTGGGAGTACCCAGGACAGCAGGTAGGACAGTCAGGAAGAGGGAGCTAATTACAACTTCTTGCTTGAATTCTTTAGGTTTAACTATGCCACTTATGACTTTGATAATGTCAATAAATCATGTTAATATAGACCAGTAGTGAGCCATTTCGATGcataaaaaatgtgtgaactTCAGGTTGGTCGAGACAAATTAGGAGAAGGTTCCATGTTATTATTGTACATCCTCTGTCATTACAGCTTTCATTGCCTTTCTCGCTAGTTAGTTATTAAATACGAGGCCTCCAACCTATGGACTGCAGAGCATCCAGGCTGATAGCTATTTATCAATGACTTATTAACATCTAAGCTGCTGACGTAAGGGCTTATAAAGAGGCAACTTCCCATGATGTACAGTACAATATGTGTAAATCTCCAAACTCACTGCCTGCTCGCAGATTGGGAGGCCTCTGTACACACAAGAGAGCATCAGTCCAGTGGCTGGAGGAACAGCTCGGCAGCAGTCTCGGTCTGTCCTCTTGGTGGACGAGGTGAGGGACGTGGACCAGGGAACATACACCTGCACTGCCCAGAACCTGCAAGGAGTCACTTCAGTGTCCACCACCGTTAAAGTGGTCCCCAAAGCCAGAGCAAAGAAACcatgagcgagagagagagagagagagagagagagagagagagagagagagagagagagagagagagggtggagatcagctgctctgtcacagTATTAAATCGTATTTTAGCATCAATACACAGTTATAAAAAGTAATGGAGACATACTGTTACAATGATACCAGAGGTTTTGTTATTTTATGTCCTTGTAGATGAATGTTTGTGTATATAAATTGTTCTTCATCAAGCTTGTCTACTGAAAGTTTTATATACACACtttgttgctttgtctttttctacTTATGTCTTATTGTGTTTGACCCAccaaagataaaataaaaataatataaactgtcatgatattattattattattattattattactaggCAGAGAGTTTAATCATCTGTGAGTGAGATATTGGTGACATCAATATCTGCAGTATcatcatgttttacatttatttcctcAATATTGTGATATATCAATTACTGATGATGCTGATAATCATCAACATTAAGTTGTAATGTCTTTAATTATTTTGCATAAATGCCATCCTCTCATAATTATGACATTCTGTATCTCATAATTCTACCAGTTACATTAATAGAGAAATGCTGATATATagagaaacaaaaccaaaaatctgggtgaaaaatgttgatttgaaaCAATTAGCCAATTAATGAATGGACAGAACATGAATCTGCTGCAATTCTAAAGatcaaataatcattttaattcttaaagcaaaaatgtcaaacgtgACTTCCTCAGTTTTATTATCTTTGTAATTTGACTATTGTTGGGTCCCTGTCAGATGAAACCGAACACTGAAATTGTGGTGCACA contains:
- the LOC143325585 gene encoding platelet-derived growth factor receptor-like protein — protein: MPLVSLFGSKRRLLLSALLICVLIFESAYCQKDAQEQRTTPGRKAKPSKPKLGKSTNKGPRAVPGKTKIKATPAAPTQAFLTQVLNRRTFKKVGETISVQTGDSLELRCRGKPVQWSVPSYLEEDDDGRLSVVQHERYGVLTLVNTTGADTGEYTCYPMYCEDTDCRKEYDKAVKVFVFFPDPQELFVPTSDYYEVIQLRTNWPTVLPCQVTSPEAKVTLHREYPPVEVAVDGTEISFNVKKGFTIHRPRPYHAGALYCVASLGNLRQSSTKYMLIYVNYPMAPPAPVIKASSSSVAVGENLRVECSVVGEQNVAVEFTWEYPGQQIGRPLYTQESISPVAGGTARQQSRSVLLVDEVRDVDQGTYTCTAQNLQGVTSVSTTVKVVPKARAKKP